In the Gossypium arboreum isolate Shixiya-1 chromosome 10, ASM2569848v2, whole genome shotgun sequence genome, one interval contains:
- the LOC108489297 gene encoding deoxyhypusine synthase isoform X1, with translation MDDKLINSVRSTVFKDSDSLEGTCTRIEGYDFNQGVNYCRLLKSMLSTGFQASNFGEAIEIVNEMLDWRLSDEPIAEDSSEEEKDPTHRESVRSKVFLGFTSNLISSGVRDTVRYLTEHHMVDVIVTTTGGIEEDLIKCLAPTYKGDFSLPGAQLRSRGLNRIGNLLVPNDNYCKFEDWIIPIFDQMLKEQHEENVLWTPSKLIARLGREINNGNSYLYWAYKNNIPVFCPGLTDGSLGDMLYFHSFRSPGLIIDVVQDIRAMNGEAVHASPRKTGMIILGGGLPKHHICNANMMRNGADYAVYINTAQEYDGSDSGARPDEAVSWGKIRGSAKTVKVHCDATIAFPLLVAETFASRSKNFAA, from the exons ATGGATGATAAGCTTATAAACTCCGTACGCTCTACTGTTTTCAAAGACTCAGATTCCCTTGAAGGGACTTGCACTAGAATTGAAGGTTATGATTTCAATCAGGGTGTAAACTACTGCAGACTTCTCAAATCTATGCTTTCCACTGGATTTCAAGCTTCCAATTTTGGAGAAGCTATTGAAATTGTCAATGAGATG TTAGATTGGAGGCTTTCTGATGAGCCTATAGCTGAGGACAGCAGTGAAGAGGAGAAGGATCCTACCCACAGAGAATCTGTGAGATCCAAGGTGTTTTTGGGGTTCACATCAAATCTTATTTCATCTGGTGTTCGAGACACTGTTCGATATCTTACTGAGCATCACATG GTAGATGTAATAGTTACTACAACTGGTGGCATAGAAGAAGATCTTATAAAATGTCTTGCTCCAACGTATAAGGGTGATTTTTCGCTACCTGGTGCTCAGTTACGTTCAAGAGGATTGAATCGCATTGGTAACTTGTTGGTTCCTAATGACAATTACTGCAAATTTGAGGATTGGATCATTCCAATTTTTGATCAGATGTTGAAGGAACAGCATGAAGAG AATGTATTGTGGACTCCATCAAAGTTAATTGCACGTTTGGGACGAGAAATAAATAATGGAAATTCATACCTCTACTGGGCATACAAG AACAATATTCCTGTTTTCTGTCCTGGATTAACAGATGGTTCTTTAGGGGATATGTTGTATTTTCATTCTTTTCGCAGCCCAGGTCTGATAATTGATGTAGTGCAAG ATATTAGGGCCATGAATGGTGAAGCAGTCCATGCAAGTCCTAGGAAAACAGGAATGATTATTCTAGGAGGGGGATTGCCGAAGCATCATATCTGTAATGCTAATATGATGCGTAATGGTGCCGATTATGCTGTTTACATAAATACTGCTCAAGAGTATGATGGGAGCGATTCCGGAGCCCGTCCAGACGAAGCTGTTTCATGGGGGAAAATACGAGGCTCTGCTAAAACAGTTAAG GTACATTGTGATGCAACTATTGCTTTCCCTCTTCTGGTAGCTGAAACATTTGCTTCAAGGTCGAAAAATTTTGCGGCCTAG
- the LOC108489297 gene encoding deoxyhypusine synthase isoform X2 produces the protein MVDVIVTTTGGIEEDLIKCLAPTYKGDFSLPGAQLRSRGLNRIGNLLVPNDNYCKFEDWIIPIFDQMLKEQHEENVLWTPSKLIARLGREINNGNSYLYWAYKNNIPVFCPGLTDGSLGDMLYFHSFRSPGLIIDVVQDIRAMNGEAVHASPRKTGMIILGGGLPKHHICNANMMRNGADYAVYINTAQEYDGSDSGARPDEAVSWGKIRGSAKTVKVHCDATIAFPLLVAETFASRSKNFAA, from the exons ATG GTAGATGTAATAGTTACTACAACTGGTGGCATAGAAGAAGATCTTATAAAATGTCTTGCTCCAACGTATAAGGGTGATTTTTCGCTACCTGGTGCTCAGTTACGTTCAAGAGGATTGAATCGCATTGGTAACTTGTTGGTTCCTAATGACAATTACTGCAAATTTGAGGATTGGATCATTCCAATTTTTGATCAGATGTTGAAGGAACAGCATGAAGAG AATGTATTGTGGACTCCATCAAAGTTAATTGCACGTTTGGGACGAGAAATAAATAATGGAAATTCATACCTCTACTGGGCATACAAG AACAATATTCCTGTTTTCTGTCCTGGATTAACAGATGGTTCTTTAGGGGATATGTTGTATTTTCATTCTTTTCGCAGCCCAGGTCTGATAATTGATGTAGTGCAAG ATATTAGGGCCATGAATGGTGAAGCAGTCCATGCAAGTCCTAGGAAAACAGGAATGATTATTCTAGGAGGGGGATTGCCGAAGCATCATATCTGTAATGCTAATATGATGCGTAATGGTGCCGATTATGCTGTTTACATAAATACTGCTCAAGAGTATGATGGGAGCGATTCCGGAGCCCGTCCAGACGAAGCTGTTTCATGGGGGAAAATACGAGGCTCTGCTAAAACAGTTAAG GTACATTGTGATGCAACTATTGCTTTCCCTCTTCTGGTAGCTGAAACATTTGCTTCAAGGTCGAAAAATTTTGCGGCCTAG